GGCTGTGTGCGCGATGAGCATCGCCAACGACGGCGTACGCTACAAGCCGCACGTACTGGATGCGGTTTTGTCAGCCGACGGCAAGCGCGTCATTCGCAAAGCGCAGCCAGAAATCGTCAGTCGCGTTCACATCCCGGCGGAACAGTTGCGCGCCGTGAAGTATGGGATGTACAAGGTGACCAATCAGCCGGGCGGTACGGCGTATCGCGCGTTTCAAGGTGCGCCGTATACCGTCGCAGGCAAGACGGGAACCGCAGAAGTGAGTCAATGGGGGAAAAAGACCGACATTTCTCTGTTTATTGCGTACGCACCAGTGGTGCACCCGCAGGTCGCCCTGGCCGTGATGGTGCCGGGCGGAGGTGAGTCGAGCGACGTCGCGGTGCCACTCGCGCGCAAATTGCTTGACGCTTATTTTGCGGAACAGCGGCAAACGCCAAAGGAGAAGGCGCGCGCCTTGGCCAACTGGTTCGGCTCTCCCGCAGCTCGCTGCACGGAATTTGGTCCGTGATGACTGCCTGGTCGATTCTCGGGCAAGCTACCCGCATACCGTGTAATCTTCGGCAGGAGGTGAACATATGAGCAAACACGGTTCCCACCTACCGAGAATGGCATGGTGGTTGTTGGTCGTCAGTGGTTTGTTCCACTTGTCGATTAGCCTTTCGAATACGTTTGTCAATATTTTCGTATTTAAGGTCGATCACAGCTTTGCCGCCATTGCCTGGTACAACCTTCCGATTTTCCTCCTGTTGCCGTTCACCTTTGTGTTGGCGGCTTTTGTTGCGCAACATACGTCGACGGCGATGGCACTGCGCATCGGAATTGGGTTGCACGCACTGTTTTACGCAGTCACGTTGGTCGTCGGTGAAAGAGCGGCTCGAATGCCGTTCGCACTTGGCATTTTAATGGGGCTCGCGGCAGGTTTCTATTGGCTCGCATTTGACGTGCTGAGCGTTGAGTATACAGATAAGGGCGGTCACGAGCCGTTTTTTGGGACGCACGGGGTCATTACATCGATGGCGAGCGTCGTCGCACCGCCCATCGCGGGCGTCTTGATCAGCCGGGAAGACGTGTTTCTCGGCGGGTTGAGCGGTTATCACATCGTGTTCGGGATTTCCTTCGCCTTGTTTCTGGGTGCGACATTTTTTAGCTTTCATTTGCGCAGTGACCACCGTCCGCGCCTCCATCTAATCCGCGGCGTGCAAGCGCTGCGCAAGTCGTCGTGGCTCAGGTTGATGGCCGCTTCCTCCATTTATGGTCTGCGCGAAGGCGTAT
Above is a genomic segment from Alicyclobacillus acidoterrestris containing:
- a CDS encoding MFS transporter; the encoded protein is MSKHGSHLPRMAWWLLVVSGLFHLSISLSNTFVNIFVFKVDHSFAAIAWYNLPIFLLLPFTFVLAAFVAQHTSTAMALRIGIGLHALFYAVTLVVGERAARMPFALGILMGLAAGFYWLAFDVLSVEYTDKGGHEPFFGTHGVITSMASVVAPPIAGVLISREDVFLGGLSGYHIVFGISFALFLGATFFSFHLRSDHRPRLHLIRGVQALRKSSWLRLMAASSIYGLREGVFMFLIGLLVYVATGSEMKLGVFLLLQGGLSFLAFYLAGRLSAKYRSRLIGIGSIGMSVAAVLFLFPIHTPTIVIYGSLTAAALPFFMVPLQGYVYDGIDESVSDDTPATTFIIVREWFENLGRVIGVVLFLTLCVNESPNHLGKLQGLSFALGLVQLGAWAVLLPNIRKSRPQTSKGKRRARLAEGERKTANKRLNPMS